The genomic window AGTAAAACGTAGTTTTTAATGTGGCCAGATTCAAATGGGTTTTTCATAAATACTCTTTATCTTTTTTTAGTAATAAATTATATAGTAAATAAGATAATTTAGACTCTTTTTATGTTAATATCTCTTAAAATTGATTTGAGGAGCGTAGATGCAAACTACAATGTTTAAAGGTACTACTGTAAAACTAGTTGGCGATGAGCTAAATGTTGGAGATAAAGCCCCAGTTGCTACTGCCACGGGTGTTGATTTGAACGATGTAGAAGTAGGCGGTGCAAAAGACAGGATTCAACTCATCATTACAGTTCCTTCGCTTGACACTGCTACTTGTGCGGCTGAGACAAGAAAGTTTAACGAGGATGTAAACAACCTTGATATCTGTGAGACAACTGTAATCTCTATGGATCTACCTTTTGCAGCAGATAGATTTTGCTCAACTGAGGGCATAGAAAACCTAAGCGTAGCATCTGACTACATCAACAAAGATGTGAGCCGTGCGTATGGCGTTTTGATGGATGATGGCAAACTAAAAGGACTTAGTGCAAGGGCTGTTTTTGTAGTAGATAGAAGCGGAACTATAGTCTATAAAGAGATAGTGCCAGAAGTAACAGCTGAGCCAAACTACGAAGCGGCACTTGATGCTATAAAGGGAGCAAGATAGATAAATCTACACCTTTATGGTGTGGATTTAAACTTATCTAACTCTTTAGCTTTTTAACAGCGGCATATGCTTCATTTAACTCTTGAGTCTTAACCTCTGCAAACTTCAACATATCTTCGGGCAACCCCTTACTAGCGATAGAGTCATAGTGATACTCTTTAATGAGCCTTCTATAGTTCTTTTTTATAGTTTCAAGAGAGTCGTCTTTAGAAGACTCCAGTGTTTCATAGTATCTATCACCATTGCTAAATGATGATTGTCTATTTCTATAGTTATCGTGGGCATAATCTTGTTTTTGATACTTGTAGTTACTGTAGTATCTGTAATTTTTTCCATTAATAGTAAGCAATCCAAGAACTAAGAAAAAGTTAAAAGGAAAAAAGAGTATCCGTGGTGCAAATATTAGAAGCAACACCCCAATAATAATACTTCCAAAACATATACCCAACCACATAATCTCTAAAAATACACCAAAAGCAATAAGAGCAAACCCAAAAATCTTTTTCATTAAGCTAAAAACATCCACTGTGAAGAGATTACTATAAGAAATCCTAAGACAATGACGAGCTTATGGAAGTGAAACTCCATAAACGTACTCTTTTTCTTTTTTGTGAATTTTTTGTATATATTTGATAAAACTCCAAGGGCAATAATAAGTGCTAGAGCTATTTTAAACATCAAGATTTTTTGTAAATCTGTCTCAAAAACACCTGCATTAGAGTTTATATACTTTGACATCATAATGCCACCTGTAAGGATTAAAAACAGAAGTGTTAAGGGAAAAATTTTAAAACTTCTTTTACCTAGTTCTTGGTTGATTTTTTGTTCATCTTCTTTTGAAAACTTAGATTTAAGTGCTGAGATGACTGCTAAGTCGGTAAATACATAACCTAAAAATATAATAGCAAGTATGAGATGTATGATGTGTGCGTATGGATAAATGGCTTCCATGATTTCTCCTATGAATATTTTTTAAGATTATACTCAAAGAGTATGAATTAAAACTTTATGAACACAAGATAGATTAATAAAGAAGATACTATGATTAAAGTCTACTTTATGTGGAGGCTCTAAGATGTCAAAAAAAATATTTAAGTATGTTTTTATCGCTACTTTTGCTATTTTACTTATCGTTTTTATCTCTTTATTTAAGCCTGCAACTAGCTTTTTTATAGAGAGATACACCTCAAACCTACTTGAGCAAAAAGTAAAAATAAACTCTCTAAATCTTACAGACTTTAGTGTAGAAGCCTATATACAAGACCCACAAAACAAGATAGAAGCAAAGCTTATAACTCTCTCGCCTCTAAAGATAGAAGCCACATTTGATGGAGATATAGGTGCTTTTAAAAAGTATCATAGTCTAAGAGGAGATGTCGGAGCTAGAGCCATTATAAGCTATGATGAAAAAATTATAGTAGATGCAAAAGGTACTCTCTATGATGCCAAGATAGATGTAAAAGTAGAGGAGCTTGGCGATAACTGGCTTATTGGAGTTAATGCAAAGGCTCTAAATATAGATGAGTTAAAAAAACAAAACTCTTTAGACTTTGGACTTGTTGGGGTTGTGGATTTTATGCTGAGCAAACAAAACAAAGACTTCACTTTAAGTAGTTCTTTAAAGAGTCCAAAACTGGGTACTCTAGAGCTAGATGCAAAGGGTAAATTTGAAGATAAATCGATAAGTACATCCTGCTCACTCGCCTTAGGAGATAAAAGAGTGCATCTCAAGAAGCTCTTATTTGATTTAAATAATGATCAAATCTCTGTCTCTACAAAAGAGTTCGGAGGCGAATTAAACTTCGTTTTAAAAGATGAAAAACTCAGCTTAGATGCAAAGACTCTGCACATAGAAAAACTTTTAGAATTTATGAACTACAAAGATATTGCAAGTGGCGTTATAGATATAGATGGAGAGTTTGATACTAAGAGTAAAAAGGGTAATATATTTTTAACTTCACCTAAAATCTTAGGCTTTGGGCAAGAGATAAAAAATATAAAATTTAGCATCCCAGCTTTACAATTTTTAGAAGAAAAACTAAGTTTTGCATATACCCTTGATGCCAATATTTTAGAAAGAACTTTTAATTTTGAAGGAGACCTCTCTTACAAAGAGACTCTTCACATAGTTGCCTCAAGTAGTGAGTTTAAATCCAAAAGTAGTTTTGAGCTAAATGACAAAGAGATAAAAGTAAGTGTAAAACAGCTAGATATAAAAGAGCTTTTAGATTTTTTTGAAGTAAAGCCCTTTGCTTTAGGAGTTATAGACTTAGATGCAAAAGGAGATTTTGAGAAATTTATCTTCCATCTTAACTCAGATGCGAAAGTTAGTGGACTTGGTACAAAAGTGAGTGCGGATGGTTTTTTTATAACAGATACAAAAGAGTTAAACTCAAAGTTTAAACTCTACACAAAGCTTGGCAAAGAAGAAGTGAAGGTAAAAGGCACCGCTTCTTATAAACAAGAGTTCAAAATAGTTGCGAGTAGTTCTAATTTTGGAGCAAATAGCAACTTATTATTAAAGCCTGACAAATTCGAGTTTTATACAAAAAATCTTGATTTGCAAAAGCTCTCTAAAGCTTTTGATGAACCAAATTTTCCCTTTGGTAAGATAGATTTTTTAGCGAGTGAAGATTTTGAAAATATAGCTTTAAATATTCGCTCAAAAGAGTTAAGACGAAACACGAATCCAGAAAATATAAGTGACTATATATCTTTTGATTTAAGCGGGACATATAAAGATAACACACTAAGTATAAAAGATAAAATCAACCTGCACCATAAAAGAAAAAAACTTCCTCTAAATATAGATGCAACTATCTCTTTGGCAGCTCCATATAATTCAAAAGGCTCTTTAGTTTATAAAAAAGACAAGATTATAGTTGAGTCTTTTTCTTTTAAAGATAAGCAGATTAAGACTGATTTTGAAGTGGATATCTGTGAACTTTCTCTATATAAAGCAGCTTTTGGCAGACCTTTGTATGGTCCTCTTCGCATAGTAGCATCACACAGTGATATGTTACATATAAAAACTAAAAGCTTTGGCGGAGAACTAAATGCGTCACTTGATAAAAACCATATTTG from Sulfurimonas hongkongensis includes these protein-coding regions:
- a CDS encoding membrane protein, whose amino-acid sequence is MEAIYPYAHIIHLILAIIFLGYVFTDLAVISALKSKFSKEDEQKINQELGKRSFKIFPLTLLFLILTGGIMMSKYINSNAGVFETDLQKILMFKIALALIIALGVLSNIYKKFTKKKKSTFMEFHFHKLVIVLGFLIVISSQWMFLA
- the tpx gene encoding thiol peroxidase, encoding MQTTMFKGTTVKLVGDELNVGDKAPVATATGVDLNDVEVGGAKDRIQLIITVPSLDTATCAAETRKFNEDVNNLDICETTVISMDLPFAADRFCSTEGIENLSVASDYINKDVSRAYGVLMDDGKLKGLSARAVFVVDRSGTIVYKEIVPEVTAEPNYEAALDAIKGAR
- a CDS encoding J domain-containing protein, translated to MKKIFGFALIAFGVFLEIMWLGICFGSIIIGVLLLIFAPRILFFPFNFFLVLGLLTINGKNYRYYSNYKYQKQDYAHDNYRNRQSSFSNGDRYYETLESSKDDSLETIKKNYRRLIKEYHYDSIASKGLPEDMLKFAEVKTQELNEAYAAVKKLKS